Within Azoarcus sp. DD4, the genomic segment ACGGCTGGCAGGCGGCGCTGATGGCGCCTACCGAGATCCTCGCCGAGCAGCACTACAAGAAGCTGGCCGCCTGGCTGGCGCCGCTCGGGGTCGGCATCGCCTGGCTGTCGGGCAGCCGCAAGAAGCGCGAACGCGAGGCCGAACTGGCCCGGCTCCAGAACGGCGAAGTGCTGCTCGCGGTCGGCACCCATGCGCTGATCGAGGACGAAGTCGCGCTGCCGCGCCTCGCGCTCGCCATCATCGACGAACAGCACCGCTTCGGCGTGCGCCAGCGCCTGGCGTTGCGCGAGAAGGGTGAGCACGGCCTGCGCCCGCACATGCTGATGATGTCGGCCACGCCCATCCCGCGCACGCTGGCGATGACGCACTACGCCGACCTCGACGTCTCGGTGCTGGACGAACTGCCGCCGGGGCGGACGCCGATCCGCACCAAGCTGATCTCGGATGCACGCCGCGACGAGGTCGTCGAACGGGTGCGCGCGGCCTGCCTTACCGGCCGCCAGGCCTACTGGGTGTGCCCGCTGATCGAGGAGTCCGAGGCGCTGCAGCTTCAGACCGCGATCGACACCTTCGAGGCACTGTCCGCAGCCCTGCCCGAGCTGCGCGTCGGCCTGGTCCACGGCCGGCTGAAGGCCGACGAGAAGTCGGCGACCATGGCCGCCTTCTCCGCCGGCGAACTGCAGGTGCTGGTGGCGACCACGGTGATCGAGGTCGGGGTGGATGTGCCCAACGCCAGCCTGATGGTGATCGAACACGCCGAGCGCTTCGGCCTCGCACAGTTGCACCAGCTGCGCGGCCGGGTTGGACGCGGCACCGCGGAATCGGTGTGCATCCTGCTGTTCGCCCAGCCGCTGTCGGAGAACGGCCGGGCAAGGCTGAAGGTGATCTATGAACACACCGACGGCTTCGCGATCGCGCGCGAGGATCTGCATCTGCGCGGGCCGGGCGAATTCGTCGGAGCGCGTCAGAGCGGGGTGCCGCTGCTGCGCTATGCCGATCTCGAGCTGGACATCGACCTGATCGAACCGGCGCGCGAGCTGGCCGAGCGCATGCTGCGCGAGACCCCGGCCGAGGCCGACGCCCTGATGCGTCGCTGGCTGGGCGGGCGCGAATCGCTGCTGCGCGCGTGAGCAGGGCGGGGCAGATGGCGGGGCGGGCGGCCCGCGCAGCGGACAGGGCTTCCCCCGGAGCCGCGCTCGTATACGATCACGCCTTTCCCGCGTCCGCCGTATCGCCGATGTTGCACCGTCCCTTCCGCGAGACCTGGCTTGCCTGCCCGCAGCGCGCCGGCATTCCGCCTCGTCTGCGCCCCTGGCTGACCGATCCGGCCTCGCTCACCGCCCGCATCCGTGCGCGCTGCAGCGCGTTCCGGGTGCGCGTGCTGCGCCAGTGTGCC encodes:
- the recG gene encoding ATP-dependent DNA helicase RecG, producing the protein MTSTSWPGLAEPLASRLKKLDLHRSEDLVVHLPLRYEDETRLTPIAVARAGFPAQVEGEVTSCEIVLRPRRQLVARVRDESGTLVARWLNFYPSQQKQLAVGRRVRLFGEVRGGFFGDEMVHPRVRSIEPGEGLPESLTPVYPTTAGLGQATLRKLIDRALKTVPLQDLLPEAARRALGLPGFAEALAALHHPAPDADPIALENREHPAWRRIKFEELLVQQLSLRRAYNARRAREAVVLPARQQLTAGLIRGLPFALTGAQQRAFGEIAQDLAAAHPMQRLLQGDVGSGKTIVAALAMLQAAENGWQAALMAPTEILAEQHYKKLAAWLAPLGVGIAWLSGSRKKREREAELARLQNGEVLLAVGTHALIEDEVALPRLALAIIDEQHRFGVRQRLALREKGEHGLRPHMLMMSATPIPRTLAMTHYADLDVSVLDELPPGRTPIRTKLISDARRDEVVERVRAACLTGRQAYWVCPLIEESEALQLQTAIDTFEALSAALPELRVGLVHGRLKADEKSATMAAFSAGELQVLVATTVIEVGVDVPNASLMVIEHAERFGLAQLHQLRGRVGRGTAESVCILLFAQPLSENGRARLKVIYEHTDGFAIAREDLHLRGPGEFVGARQSGVPLLRYADLELDIDLIEPARELAERMLRETPAEADALMRRWLGGRESLLRA